ACGGTCTCCAGCGCGTCCCAGCCGGACCCGGTCCGGCGCATGAAGCGGATGGCGCCGCCGGAGTAGGAGCCCGACCAGACGGCCAGCCAGGCCCACTCGTCGTACGCGTGATACGGACTGCACCACAGGTCTATGCGCCCGACGCCGTCCACCTGGGCGCCCAGGTAGGCCACCGCGGCCGTCGCCCAGTTCGCCTCGCCGTCGCCCTCGCGCACCACGAGGCTGTCGCCGCGCACGAAGGCCAGCACGTAGGTCTCGTCCAGCAGCACGCCGACCTCCGGCCGGGTGCCGGGTCCGTGGGCTTGACGGTAGGAGCGGCCCCCTCCGGAGAAGCCCGTGCAGGCGATACCCTCGAAGGAGGTCCAGACGCCGGATCCATCCTGTTCCCAGACCGTCACCGAGATTAAGGGTTGGGGCGAGGCCACCGACGGCCGGCTGCAATCGAGGGGGGGCCCTTCGATCGGCCAGGTGAGGCGGGCGTCGGCTTGGGCCGCCGGCGCGAAGACGACAACGGTCAGGGACAGGGCGATGAGGCGGCTCACAAGATGCTTCGTCATGTCCACCCCCAGAGGTGTCCAGATGGGCGGGCTGGTGCGCATCCTCGGCGGGGACGGCACCGGCAGGGGCCGGAACGATCATACATGATCGAAGAGAGACGGGCAATCGCCGGTCAGGTCCGATCTCCCGGGACGGGTCGAAGAGATCGAGGCTCATCCTGTTGACGGACAGAGCCCTGGACGGGCACGCCCTGTCGCGGGGGCGTCTGAAGCGTCCCGGAGCCAGGGGGGCGGAGGGATCCGGAAGCCGAGCGAGCCGGTCACAGGAAGTGACCGGCGAGCGCCCCCGCGACAGGGCGTGCCCGTCCAGGGCTCCGCCCCATCACCGGAGCAGCTCGATCTCCTCGACGAGCACCCGGTCCAGCTCGGCCTTGTCGATGTTGCGATGCAGCTTTCCCCGCCGGTAGATCGCCACCTTGGACTTGCCGGCCGCGATGCCCAGGTCGGCGGCCTTCGCCTCGCCGGGGCCGTTCACGATGCAGCCCATCACCGAGATCACGCGGTCGGGCGGCAGGCCCTTGGCCAGCTCCTCCACCCGGCGCGCCAGCGCCACCACGTCCACTTCCACGCGTCCGCAGGTGGGACAGGCGACGACCCGCGCGAAGCCTTTGCGCAGACCCAGCGCCTGCAGCATGTGGAACGCGGCGACGACCTCCTCCACCGGGTCCGCGGCCAGGGAGATGCGCACGGTGTCGCCGATCCCTTCCGACAGCAAAACGCTCATGGCGGCCACCGAGCGCGAGATGCCGGCCTGCAGCGTCCCCGCCTCGGTGATGCCAAGGTGCTGGGGCACGTCGGAGATCCCGGCGAAGCGCCGGCAGGCCTCGATCACTTCCCTGGGCTCGCTGCTCTTGAGCGAGACTATCACGTCGTCGAAGCCGACCGCGGCCAGCGTTTCCAGTTCGTCCAGCGCGCTCTGCACGAGGGCGCCGGCGGGGTCCATGGCGGCGAGATCCTCGTACCGCCTGTGCAGGCTGCCCTTGTTCACGCCGATCCTGATCGGCACGCCGAGATCCCGCGCCGCGGCGGCCACCTCGCGCACCTTGTCGCGCGAGCCGATGTTGCCGGGGTTGATGCGCAGCTTGGCCACGCCCGCCAGCAGGGACTTCAGGGCGAGCGTGTGCTGGAAGTGGATGTCCGCCACCAGCGGCACGTTGCTCTCGGCCACCAGGCGCGGCAGGACGTCGGCGGCCGCCTCGTCGTTGACGGTCACGCGCACGATCTCCGCGCCGGCGGTGGCCAGCTCGCGGATCTGGTCGATGGTGGCGTCGAAGTCGCAGGTGCGGGTTGTGGTCATAGACTGCACGCGCACCGGCGCGCCGGCGCCCACGGTCACGCCGCCGACGGAGACC
Above is a genomic segment from bacterium containing:
- the ispG gene encoding flavodoxin-dependent (E)-4-hydroxy-3-methylbut-2-enyl-diphosphate synthase, which translates into the protein MTAPRRDTRRVSVGGVTVGAGAPVRVQSMTTTRTCDFDATIDQIRELATAGAEIVRVTVNDEAAADVLPRLVAESNVPLVADIHFQHTLALKSLLAGVAKLRINPGNIGSRDKVREVAAAARDLGVPIRIGVNKGSLHRRYEDLAAMDPAGALVQSALDELETLAAVGFDDVIVSLKSSEPREVIEACRRFAGISDVPQHLGITEAGTLQAGISRSVAAMSVLLSEGIGDTVRISLAADPVEEVVAAFHMLQALGLRKGFARVVACPTCGRVEVDVVALARRVEELAKGLPPDRVISVMGCIVNGPGEAKAADLGIAAGKSKVAIYRRGKLHRNIDKAELDRVLVEEIELLR